CCGTTTTTATTCCTTCAAAGATGACAAGATTATCGGGGGGACGCCTTTTGATGTTTATAAAATTCCCATTAATTACAAATATTATTTTGATTCCTTCAGGCATACCATGACGGAAAAGGCCATTATGTACGGATTTCCCGGGGTCGCCGGCATGCAAGACCTCGAACGTGCAAGAAGATTGGTCATGAATAGCCCTAAAAAAGTGGTCTTTTCGTATTTGGGCGGTACCGACGGAGCCCAGCACTTGTTGGGACGCAACCGCACCAAGCGTTTCATGAAATTCATGGATTCCTATTTGGAACGAATAAAGAAAGAATATGAAAACAAATTTCATGCGCCATTGGAAATCGTCCTGTTTTCAGATCATGGATTCCATTACGACAAGATGCATTTGATGACGGCTGCGGACATTGAAAAAGTCATCAAAGGCCGGGGTTTCAAGCTTGCCAGCCATTTGCGCAACAATCCAAAGAATGTGGTTACGGTTCGGTTTGGGCTTTTGAGCGCCGGAGCCCTGTTTACCCACCCATCTTCTGTCACCGAAGTGGCAAGACTTGTCAATGGAGTGGAGGGCATTGATCTTGTTTTCTGGCCCGAAAAAAACCGGATTTACGTGCTTAATGGAAAAAACGAAGAGGCTTATTTTGAATATGAATCAAAGCGCCACTACAAATATGTTTCGATAAAAGGCGATCCCTTGCATTATCTTGGTGGCAAAACCATTTTGAAGCTTTCAGATGACCAATGGTTTAAGAAGACATGGAACGAACAATACCCCGATGCCGGTTACCGTTTGTATGATGCTTTTCATCATTTGGTTGAAAACAAGGCCGGGATTCTTTTTAGCTTGAAACCAAAGTATCAATTTGGCAGCATGGCTGCCTTAACCGGTACACAGCTTAAATTTGGACACAAGGGAACTCACGGGGCTCTCTTTCAGGATGTAAGCCAGGGTGTGGTGATGACCGATAACCCAAAGATCAAACTTCCCCAAGCCCTGCGTTATGATGATTTTTTTAATGTGTTTATCCCTAAAGTGGTGGATGCGGTGAAAAAATGCGGAGTCCATTAATGAGCAAAAAAAAATGCGTTGTTTTTGATCTGGATGGTACTTTGGTTGATTCCATGAGTGGGCTGGCCGATATAGCCCAAAAGGTCATCCAGGAAATTTACGACGTTTCTCCTTTGTGGGCTCGCACCCAATACCAACAAACTTCCGGGCTTCCTTTTCCTTTTCAGTTGGACAAAATTTTTCCACAAGACTCTCGTAATAGTGGGGCGGTTACGCTTTTTGATGATCTAAAAGAAAAATATTACGTTCATGCCCCTCTTTTTGAGGATGTAAAAGCGGGTCTTCATCTTTTAAAGAGTGAAGGCTATCATCTGGCGGTTTCCTCCAACAACGATCAGGCTTTGGTGAGCCAAAAAATAGAGCAATTTGATTTACATTTTGACATGGTCATGGGGTTTAGACCCAATTTTTTAAAAGGGGCCGATCATTTCCGTTGGCTTTTTCATTGCCTTGGTCTTTTGCCTTCAGACACCTTCATGGTGGGAGATTCCCTTCATGACGGAAGGTTGGCCCGTCAGTCCGGTGTTTCTTTTGTGGCCCGTTTGGGTACTTTTTCAAAAACGGATTTTGAAAAAGAATTTCCATCACTTTGTTCCGTTTCTTCCTTTGAAGAACTTCCACTTCTCTTGGCCAAGCAAGATTCTTCAGAAGATTTTGTTTTAAAACGTTCGGCACGACCGTTGATCTCATTATAATGAATATCCTTATTTTAGCTGCAGGGATGGGCGTTCGCCTGGGAAATATTGATCAACCCAAATCCCTTGTTTCCCTCAAGGGCAAATCCCTTTTGGTTCATCTTTTAGATGGGTTGAGATCTTTTTTTGATGGCACCATTTATGTCGTGGGCGGTTATTGCATTGACCAGCTGGCTCTTGTGACCCAAAAAGATTCTTCCATCAAACTTCTTAGTAACACCCATTATTCCCGCGGAAGCATCCTTTCTCTTTTGGCAGCCAAGGAATTTTTAAATGATTCGTTTTTTCTCATGAATGCGGATCATCTTTATTCACCACGCATTTTAGGGAAAATTTTTTCATTACAAAAAAATCCGGAAAACATCCGCATCCTATGTGACCACGATCGCGCCTTGACCCAGGATGACATGAAGGTGAAATTAAATGCCAAGGGAAATGTCCAGGCAATTTCAAAAACACTTTCCGATTTTGATCTTGGGTACATTGGCTGTAGTTTCATTCCCAAAGATCGTCTTTCTTTATACTGGGAAACGGCCATGGAGGTTTTAAAAACGAAGGGGGACAAAGTGGCTGTTGAAAGTGTTATCCAGGCTCTTTCAGACAGGGGAGAAGACGTTTGCCCCTTGGATGTGAGTGGTTCTTATTGGATTGAAGTGGATACTCCGGAAGATAGGGCCAAAGCAGAACAAACGCTTTCCATGGTTCTAAACGATTTTTAGCTTGATCTTTGTTTTCGGATATTTAATATCCCCCTCGTTTTTCTCCCTTGGCTCTCTTTGACGCAAGAATGTTGACTTGAATGTTTAATTTTAACTCCAAACAAAAGGGTTGGAGAGTTGACAATCAGCCGCACGGCGGCGGTGAGGGGGAGGCTCCAGCGGCTTTGCCGATGGAGGGGGCGACGCGAGCCCCTATAATCGAATTTTAAAAAGGAAGATTTATGAGCTATGACGATTTAACCGGTGAAGAATTCATTGATGTCATTAAAGATGCCATGAAGGAAGATGGGCGTGTGCGTGTTGATTTTGTCGAATTTGAAATGAACAAGGGACGCCCTGTTTTGGCAGGAAGAGTGGCCAGCGATGAAGATTTACTTATTGTCGATGAAATCATGACGGATACTCTTGAAATTGACGACTATGACAACAATATCTGGGTTGATGATAGCCTTTCCTTTGAAGCCAGAGATGATGACGAAGAGGAAACAGAAGACCTCAATTTTGATGAAGCAAGCGATATGGATGAAGAAAGTTTTGATGAAGACGAGGAAGAAAAGTAAGCCTTTGGCGCGCCATGTCCCATCCCCTTGAATTTAAACAATAGTTCAGGATTAAATCCTTGACAAAATGGCTTGATTCATGAATGAATCACCATTCATTTTTGTGATATTTTCTGTATGGTAAACTCTCCAGCCAAAAAGAGTTCGGTTGATAAACGGCAAAAAATCATGGACGCGGCAGTCCATGTTTTTGCCAAACAAGGCTTTTACAACAGTACGGTCGCCGATGTTGCGCGTATGGCGGACGTGGCCGATGGGACCATTTACCTTTATTTCAAGAACAAGGACGATCTGCTCATTTCCATTTTCGAGCATAGCATCCAGTTTTTTATAGGATCGGCTTACGAAGAGCTTAAAGGAGCCAAAAACGCTGTCGACAAACTTAAAAAGTTTGTTTATCTCCATTTAAAACTGGTTCAAAACAATCCCCATTTGGCTCATGTTATCCAGGTAGAACTTCGTCAGAGTGCCAAATTTGTAAAGGAATACGCCAACGAGAAATTTTTTGAGTATTTAAATATTGTTCGATCCGTCATTGAAGAGGGTCAGCAACAAGGCTTGTTCAAGAAAAGTTTAAATCCCACCTTGGTTAAAAGAGCCATTTTTGGAGCCATTGATGAAATGGCCTTGGAATGGGTTTTGATGAACAAGAAGCGATATTCCATTGAAGAAGCCGCCAAGGAATTATGCCTTCTCTTTATTGAAGGAATGATGGAAAGAAAGGAATAAAAAAATATGAAAATAGCCGCTCTTTTGAAACAAGTTCCCGACACCGAAACAAAAATTCGTATCAAGGCCGATGCCAGTGGTATCGAAGAATCGGATATCAAATACATTGTAAATCCTTATTGTGAATTTGCTGTGGAAGAGGCCATTAAAACCAGGGAAAAAAATCCTGGCAGTGAGGCCGTCGCCATCTCTTTGGGGCCCGACCGTGCTGTTGAAGCCATTAGAACAGCCCTGGCCATGGGCATGGATAAAGGGATTCATATTCAACATACGGGAGGATGGTTGGATAGTTTTAGTGTGGCCACAGTTTTGGCTAAAGTGATTGGGCAAAATAATTTTGATGTCATTTTTTGCGGCAAACAGGCCATCGATGAAGATGCCGGCCAGACGGCCCAAATGATTGCCGAAATTTTAAACATTCCCCAAGTCATGGTCATCGAAAAATTTGAGCTAAAGGATGCCAAAACAGCTGTTGTTACTCGCCGTGTCAGTGGAGGGGCCAAGGAAATTTATGAAACCCCACTCCCCATTCTTGTGGGTTGTGAAAAGGGGCTTAATA
Above is a genomic segment from Deltaproteobacteria bacterium GWA2_45_12 containing:
- a CDS encoding TetR family transcriptional regulator encodes the protein MVNSPAKKSSVDKRQKIMDAAVHVFAKQGFYNSTVADVARMADVADGTIYLYFKNKDDLLISIFEHSIQFFIGSAYEELKGAKNAVDKLKKFVYLHLKLVQNNPHLAHVIQVELRQSAKFVKEYANEKFFEYLNIVRSVIEEGQQQGLFKKSLNPTLVKRAIFGAIDEMALEWVLMNKKRYSIEEAAKELCLLFIEGMMERKE